In Phaseolus vulgaris cultivar G19833 chromosome 3, P. vulgaris v2.0, whole genome shotgun sequence, the sequence GAAAGGACTTGGGGTTGGACCTTGGTGGGGTGGGAATAGGGGTGGGTGCTGGGGTTGGAATTGGCCTTGGTGGTGGGGGCTCTGGTGCAGGTGCAGGCTCCGGCTCCGGCTCTGGCTCTGGCTCTGGCTCTTCATCTTATTCAAGTTCtggttcttcttcttcatcagggTCAGGCTCTGGAGGAGGTTCTGAAGCTGGTTCCTATGCAGGGTCCCATGCTGGATCTCAGGCGGGCTCAGGGTCCTCCGGAGCGGGGTCCG encodes:
- the LOC137807404 gene encoding uncharacterized protein, with amino-acid sequence MASAMTMRALTLVVLVVAINAIVCESRVARKDLGLDLGGVGIGVGAGVGIGLGGGGSGAGAGSGSGSGSGSGSSSYSSSGSSSSSGSGSGGGSEAGSYAGSHAGSQAGSGSSGAGSEAGSYAGSRAGSGSYGGNGK